The Marinilongibacter aquaticus genome has a window encoding:
- the uvrA gene encoding excinuclease ABC subunit UvrA, which produces MPKDKSAGIFDNLDPKKYILIKGAKANNLKNLDVAIQRNKLTVVTGLSGSGKSSLAFDTLYAEGQRMYVESLSSYARQFLGRMEKPEVEYIKGVSPAIAIEQKVSTKNPRSTVGTSTEIYDYLKLLFARVGKTYSPISGQEVKKDSVTDVANYIFSFEDGQRVMILTPLKVAEGRDLKKELDLLLKKGFTRVAINGEIEEIEDVLQAKKFDKEARIEILIDRAVVRFDEKGDPEEDTLYRISDSVQTAFFEGQGDCHVQIYGVEDRHFSDRFELDGMRFEEPSVNLFTFNNPYGACKRCDGFGKVLGLDENLVIPDQSLSVFEGAIAPWRSERMSEWLAPLLKNGIRFDFPIHRPYKDLTEKEKELLWTGNKYFSGLNDFFAHLESQSYKVQYRVMLSRYRGRTICPDCRGTRLRKDASFVKISGYSITDIVLMPVKKAVEVFDSLELGKSEQKISQRILIEVKNRLGFLMRVGLGYLTLNRLTSTLSGGEFQRIKLATSLGSALVGSMYILDEPSIGLHPRDTRKLVSVLESLRDLGNSVIVVEHEEEVMESADEIIDIGPEAGNLGGELIFQGNLGDIKNGKGDVDSHTVRFLRGEDHILVPSRRRQATDFLELLGATEHNLKNVDVKFPLNTLCVVTGVSGSGKSTLVRKILYPALARIKGEYAQEAGKYRELKGSLHRVEKIEMVDQNPIGKSSRSNPVTYIKAYDAIRALMSDQPLSKQRDYKPAFFSFNVDGGRCEACSGEGEQTIEMQFMADVKLTCESCKGKRFKQEVLEVEYEGKNIADILDMTVDEALDFFKGKQDKLYEKLLPLQAVGLSYIRLGQSSNTLSGGEAQRVKLAFFLGKGNAAQGKTLFIFDEPTTGLHFHDIKKLLKAMNELVEQGDSVLIIEHNMEVIKSADWIIDLGPEGGDEGGYITFEGTPEEMIKIEGNYTAEFLKHKLQ; this is translated from the coding sequence ATGCCTAAAGATAAATCAGCCGGAATTTTTGACAATTTAGATCCGAAAAAGTACATCCTCATAAAGGGGGCAAAAGCCAACAACCTGAAAAACCTTGATGTAGCCATACAGCGAAACAAGCTGACCGTGGTGACAGGGCTTTCGGGCAGCGGCAAATCCTCCTTGGCTTTCGACACCCTATACGCCGAAGGGCAACGCATGTATGTCGAAAGCTTGAGCAGCTATGCCCGACAATTTTTGGGACGGATGGAAAAACCCGAAGTGGAATACATCAAGGGCGTTTCTCCGGCCATCGCCATCGAACAAAAAGTAAGTACAAAAAATCCTCGTTCTACCGTGGGTACAAGTACCGAAATCTACGACTACCTCAAGCTTTTATTCGCTCGAGTAGGCAAAACCTATTCCCCAATTTCGGGCCAAGAGGTAAAAAAGGACAGTGTAACGGATGTGGCCAATTATATTTTTTCTTTCGAAGATGGCCAAAGGGTAATGATACTCACCCCTTTAAAGGTAGCCGAAGGCCGAGACTTGAAAAAAGAGCTCGATTTGCTCTTGAAAAAAGGCTTTACACGGGTGGCGATCAATGGCGAAATTGAAGAAATAGAGGATGTGCTTCAGGCCAAAAAGTTTGACAAAGAAGCACGAATAGAAATATTGATCGACCGTGCCGTTGTGCGTTTCGATGAAAAGGGCGATCCGGAAGAAGACACCCTCTACAGAATATCCGATTCGGTACAAACTGCTTTTTTTGAAGGACAAGGCGATTGCCATGTACAAATCTACGGGGTTGAAGATCGCCACTTTTCCGATCGCTTCGAATTGGACGGAATGCGTTTCGAAGAACCGAGCGTCAATTTATTCACGTTCAACAATCCCTATGGAGCCTGTAAACGCTGCGACGGTTTCGGCAAAGTTTTGGGTCTAGACGAAAACTTAGTTATTCCAGATCAAAGCCTTTCTGTTTTTGAAGGAGCCATTGCCCCCTGGCGATCGGAACGAATGAGCGAATGGCTGGCCCCACTTTTGAAAAATGGCATTCGTTTTGACTTCCCGATCCATCGCCCCTACAAAGACCTTACCGAAAAAGAGAAAGAACTCTTGTGGACAGGCAATAAATATTTCTCTGGTCTCAATGATTTTTTTGCCCATCTCGAGTCGCAGAGTTACAAAGTGCAATACAGGGTTATGCTGAGCCGCTACAGAGGCCGCACCATTTGTCCCGATTGCCGCGGCACTCGCTTGAGAAAAGATGCCTCTTTTGTGAAAATCAGCGGATACAGCATCACAGATATTGTGCTCATGCCAGTTAAAAAGGCCGTGGAAGTTTTCGATAGCCTCGAATTGGGAAAGAGCGAACAAAAAATCAGTCAACGTATACTCATCGAGGTGAAAAACCGCTTGGGTTTTCTGATGCGTGTAGGATTGGGCTATTTGACCTTAAATCGACTGACCTCCACACTTTCTGGTGGAGAATTCCAAAGAATCAAGTTGGCCACATCTCTCGGTTCTGCTTTGGTCGGTTCGATGTATATTCTCGACGAACCCAGCATTGGGCTTCATCCCCGTGATACCCGAAAGCTGGTTTCTGTGCTGGAATCTCTTCGTGATTTGGGCAATTCGGTAATTGTTGTCGAACACGAAGAAGAGGTAATGGAGTCGGCTGATGAAATCATCGATATTGGGCCCGAAGCTGGAAATTTGGGTGGAGAATTGATCTTCCAAGGCAACCTCGGCGACATCAAAAATGGGAAAGGCGATGTGGATTCACATACCGTGCGTTTCTTACGTGGAGAGGATCACATCCTTGTCCCGAGCCGACGCAGACAAGCTACCGATTTTCTTGAGCTTTTGGGTGCAACAGAACACAACCTGAAAAACGTGGACGTAAAATTCCCATTGAACACACTCTGTGTGGTGACAGGGGTGAGTGGTTCGGGAAAATCCACATTGGTTCGTAAAATTCTTTATCCTGCTCTGGCCCGCATAAAAGGTGAATACGCACAGGAAGCTGGTAAATACCGGGAATTGAAAGGCAGCTTACACCGAGTAGAAAAAATAGAAATGGTCGACCAAAACCCCATAGGGAAGTCGAGCCGCTCCAATCCAGTAACATATATCAAGGCTTATGATGCCATACGGGCACTTATGTCCGATCAGCCACTTTCCAAACAAAGAGACTACAAACCTGCCTTTTTCTCTTTCAATGTCGATGGCGGCAGATGCGAAGCTTGCTCGGGCGAAGGCGAGCAAACCATAGAAATGCAGTTCATGGCCGATGTGAAACTGACCTGCGAAAGCTGCAAAGGGAAACGTTTCAAACAGGAAGTGCTCGAAGTGGAATATGAAGGCAAAAACATTGCCGATATTCTGGATATGACCGTGGACGAAGCTCTTGACTTTTTCAAAGGAAAACAGGATAAACTCTACGAAAAACTACTTCCTTTACAGGCCGTTGGCTTGAGCTATATCCGTTTGGGCCAATCTTCGAATACACTTTCGGGCGGTGAAGCCCAGCGAGTGAAACTGGCTTTCTTTTTGGGCAAGGGTAATGCGGCTCAAGGAAAAACCCTTTTCATTTTCGACGAGCCTACAACTGGCCTTCATTTCCACGATATAAAAAAGCTCTTGAAAGCAATGAACGAGCTGGTAGAACAAGGCGATTCTGTACTCATCATTGAACACAATATGGAGGTGATCAAATCTGCCGACTGGATTATCGATTTGGGCCCAGAAGGCGGCGATGAAGGCGGATACATTACTTTTGAAGGTACGCCTGAAGAAATGATAAAAATTGAAGGCAACTATACAGCCGAATTTTTGAAGCACAAATTGCAGTAA
- a CDS encoding amidohydrolase family protein: MIDAHHHFWQYDPVNYSWIDDSMASIRKSYYPEDLAPILKENGFEGSVLIQVNQEESENEEFLNYAQNNAFILGTVGWVDLKDPNLEERLAFYKESPKAQKLKGFRHIVQAEAEGFLLDESFVSGVQKLADFDFTYDILIKEHQLKETLHFIRKLPNNKLIIDHIAKPDIKVRSIRQWSNYMQAIAAHENVYIKVSGMVTEHDFTNWKKEDFFPYLDEVLGTFGPSRIVYGSDWPVCLVAGAYEAQLDIVKSYFSRLSQAEQQAIFGENARQFYSL, encoded by the coding sequence ATGATAGACGCCCACCACCATTTTTGGCAATACGACCCGGTAAATTACAGTTGGATAGACGATTCGATGGCTTCGATCAGAAAATCTTATTATCCAGAAGACCTCGCTCCCATTTTAAAGGAAAACGGCTTTGAGGGTTCGGTACTTATTCAGGTTAATCAAGAGGAAAGTGAGAACGAGGAATTTCTGAATTACGCCCAAAACAATGCTTTCATTTTAGGCACGGTGGGCTGGGTCGACCTGAAAGATCCGAATTTGGAAGAAAGGCTCGCTTTCTACAAAGAATCGCCCAAAGCCCAAAAGTTAAAGGGCTTTCGTCATATCGTACAAGCCGAAGCCGAAGGTTTTCTTTTGGATGAAAGCTTTGTTTCTGGTGTACAAAAATTGGCCGATTTTGATTTTACCTATGACATCTTGATCAAAGAACATCAATTAAAAGAAACTCTCCACTTCATTCGAAAGCTGCCCAACAACAAACTTATTATTGACCACATCGCCAAACCAGATATCAAAGTACGCTCGATAAGGCAGTGGTCGAATTATATGCAAGCCATAGCCGCACACGAAAATGTGTACATTAAGGTCTCTGGCATGGTGACAGAACACGATTTCACAAATTGGAAAAAGGAAGATTTCTTCCCTTATCTGGATGAGGTACTTGGCACTTTCGGACCAAGCCGCATTGTCTACGGCTCCGATTGGCCAGTTTGTTTGGTAGCCGGTGCATATGAAGCCCAATTGGATATCGTCAAAAGTTACTTTTCGCGGCTAAGTCAGGCTGAGCAGCAGGCCATATTTGGCGAAAATGCCAGGCAATTTTATTCTTTGTAG
- a CDS encoding T9SS type A sorting domain-containing protein: MKRVIYTISFAVLAASASAQVVSSAKFYVSEGAVVSMGQDFQNNGELVNKGDLHLKKNLINNGELESTGNVYLDGYGQSQELSGSQAIVLNRATVENDVNLSTSLLIEKELDFRQGVLNSDENSPLVFAENASHVGASDFSHAKGTVTKLSANRFEFPVGDGTNYRGFEANSAEQGALTSTYHAENTAALSSDLAQGVERVNANEYWVLKSSNENDVANVKVSNTYDNNVAYLKKGTWTMAENESLDKNAGLSRGVVFTTGRGQLIKKDIGIWPNPTQGDFNLKLAGMNDSDEVMVDITNQDGRIVMRKTGKVSELRRVYSLPPGMVTTELTVRVVHADEVLTEKLILNR; this comes from the coding sequence ATGAAAAGAGTCATTTACACCATATCGTTTGCCGTACTTGCCGCTTCGGCTTCTGCCCAAGTAGTGAGCTCTGCAAAGTTTTATGTCTCGGAAGGGGCGGTGGTCAGCATGGGCCAAGATTTCCAGAATAATGGCGAGTTGGTTAATAAAGGCGACCTTCACTTGAAGAAGAACCTGATTAACAATGGCGAATTGGAATCTACTGGTAATGTGTATCTCGATGGCTACGGTCAGTCTCAAGAACTGTCAGGATCGCAAGCTATTGTTTTGAACAGAGCAACGGTTGAAAACGATGTAAACCTTTCTACTTCTTTGTTGATTGAGAAAGAGTTGGATTTCAGACAAGGTGTTTTGAATTCAGACGAAAACAGTCCATTGGTTTTTGCTGAAAACGCCAGCCATGTTGGGGCTTCTGATTTTTCACATGCCAAAGGCACCGTAACAAAATTAAGTGCCAACCGTTTTGAATTTCCAGTGGGCGACGGCACCAATTACAGAGGTTTTGAGGCTAACAGTGCAGAACAGGGAGCTTTGACAAGCACTTATCACGCGGAAAATACGGCGGCTTTGTCTTCCGACCTTGCTCAAGGCGTAGAACGTGTGAATGCCAATGAATATTGGGTGTTGAAAAGCAGCAACGAAAACGACGTCGCCAATGTGAAAGTGTCAAATACCTACGACAACAATGTGGCGTATTTGAAGAAGGGCACTTGGACAATGGCCGAAAATGAATCTTTGGATAAAAACGCAGGCTTGTCTCGCGGTGTAGTTTTCACCACCGGACGTGGCCAGTTGATCAAAAAGGACATTGGTATATGGCCAAATCCTACGCAAGGTGATTTCAATTTGAAGTTGGCTGGAATGAACGATAGCGACGAGGTAATGGTGGATATCACCAACCAAGATGGACGCATCGTAATGCGGAAAACAGGTAAAGTGAGTGAGCTACGTCGTGTATATTCTCTGCCTCCGGGCATGGTAACTACCGAATTGACTGTTCGCGTGGTGCATGCAGATGAAGTGTTGACAGAGAAATTGATTTTGAATAGATAA
- a CDS encoding alpha/beta hydrolase: protein MYKRILRLSAIFAMALCGARMSAAQQIVPLYPNGVPGLKAGVNVEETNVSDRNDGIVRLRNVTNPTLEVYRPKKNDKGLSVIICPGGGYYILAYNHEGTNFAKWFAERGITAFVLKYRLPQDELFTEKSIRPLQDAQQAIRYVRKHADEYGINPNRIGIMGFSAGGHLAATASTHFNEQVGEIVDPSISVRPDFTILGYPVVSFNDRFGHIGSRQNLIGPELHTVDIDYFSNELQVTAETPMAFLVHANDDRVLADNSLAYVAALRKENIPAELHLYQKGGHGFGLATEKNEPVKNWTKALEAWLNDNFK from the coding sequence ATGTATAAGAGAATTCTACGATTGTCGGCAATTTTTGCCATGGCTTTGTGTGGTGCACGCATGAGTGCAGCCCAGCAGATAGTGCCGCTTTATCCCAATGGCGTGCCCGGGTTGAAAGCGGGCGTGAATGTGGAAGAAACGAACGTTAGCGACCGAAACGACGGAATTGTTCGCTTGCGAAATGTCACAAACCCGACTCTGGAAGTGTATCGTCCGAAAAAAAATGACAAAGGTCTATCGGTCATTATTTGCCCTGGTGGTGGCTATTATATTTTGGCGTATAATCATGAAGGAACGAACTTTGCCAAGTGGTTTGCCGAACGCGGTATCACGGCCTTCGTTTTGAAATACCGTTTGCCACAAGACGAGCTTTTTACCGAGAAAAGTATCCGGCCCTTGCAAGACGCCCAACAAGCGATACGCTATGTGCGTAAGCATGCGGATGAATATGGAATTAATCCGAATCGTATAGGTATTATGGGCTTTTCCGCAGGCGGGCATTTGGCGGCTACGGCTTCCACGCACTTCAACGAACAAGTGGGCGAGATTGTCGATCCAAGCATCAGTGTACGCCCCGATTTTACCATTTTGGGCTATCCTGTGGTGTCTTTCAACGATCGTTTTGGGCACATAGGTTCAAGACAGAATCTCATTGGGCCTGAATTGCATACAGTGGATATCGATTATTTTTCGAATGAACTTCAGGTTACGGCCGAAACGCCAATGGCTTTTTTGGTACATGCCAACGACGACCGCGTTTTGGCCGACAATAGCTTAGCCTATGTGGCAGCATTGCGGAAAGAAAACATTCCAGCAGAGTTGCATTTATACCAAAAGGGAGGCCACGGTTTCGGTTTGGCCACAGAGAAAAACGAGCCTGTAAAAAACTGGACAAAGGCTCTAGAAGCGTGGCTCAACGACAATTTTAAATAG
- a CDS encoding OmpA family protein: MKNIHFQWALAFCFLLYFNADAQLQAYKKGLQSFDKGFYELAINDLQKVKEIDASQEAKLNYTLAEAYRLSNRWVPAIPYYEKAIAEGIEEPEAHFYYAYALKVDEQYQKASEQFKKYVEQKTPNKELNEWANRELSTLQIIDLLKDKSTDIQFRNLAEVNTEGAEFSPIIHKGQLVFTSSRKDKMYANGLPFVGLYAASVNPDYTQFGEVGLFSKNIFDPERNEGSPAFSPDGKIVVFARGNSGKRKDHSPDVDLYISRNVPGEGWTEPQLVSASDSASWDGCPAFSGDGKTIYFSSNRPGGSGGMDLYRVNMDASGRFGNPANMGKTLNTPGDEMFPFVSQDGKLYFASDGHPGLGKLDLFVAVRKSGKISVENLGLPYNSSRDDFGLTEDGQGNIFFSSNREGGKGDDDIYFYKAPAAEVVVDVPVKEEPEEEEKIVNYYLKGEVLDSDNKAVLANTRIDLYKIEGGFQELDSTLTTNEKGVFGPIPMQEETDYLMLVSKEEYLTKREGFSMYGRSIPQILLRKSVTDTTFNTVIDLSKIFVGKTFVINNIYYDLDKADIRPDAAIELDKIVQILLDNPKLKIELGSHTDSRGTDMYNLRLSQRRAESAIEYIISRGIDRDRLVATGYGETELIIENAKTEEEHQVNRRTEFKILDLGENPSNK, translated from the coding sequence ATGAAGAACATACACTTTCAATGGGCACTGGCCTTTTGTTTTTTACTTTATTTCAATGCAGACGCTCAGTTGCAAGCCTATAAAAAAGGACTGCAAAGCTTTGATAAAGGGTTTTACGAGTTGGCAATAAACGACCTGCAAAAAGTTAAAGAGATCGATGCCTCTCAAGAAGCGAAACTGAATTACACCCTGGCCGAAGCTTATCGCTTGTCGAACCGTTGGGTGCCAGCCATTCCATATTACGAAAAGGCTATTGCAGAGGGTATAGAAGAACCCGAAGCCCATTTCTATTATGCCTATGCCTTGAAAGTGGATGAGCAATACCAAAAGGCCAGCGAGCAGTTCAAGAAATATGTCGAGCAAAAAACACCAAATAAAGAACTGAATGAATGGGCAAACCGTGAACTGAGCACTTTGCAGATTATTGATTTGTTAAAGGACAAATCCACCGATATTCAATTCAGGAATTTGGCGGAAGTAAATACAGAGGGGGCGGAGTTTTCACCGATAATTCACAAAGGCCAATTGGTGTTTACCTCTTCCAGAAAAGATAAGATGTATGCAAACGGTCTGCCATTTGTGGGTCTTTATGCGGCCAGCGTCAATCCAGATTATACCCAGTTTGGTGAAGTAGGCCTCTTTTCCAAGAATATTTTCGACCCTGAACGAAACGAAGGTTCTCCCGCTTTTTCGCCAGACGGAAAAATAGTGGTCTTCGCTAGAGGAAACTCGGGGAAAAGAAAGGATCATTCGCCCGATGTAGATTTGTACATCAGCCGAAATGTACCCGGCGAAGGTTGGACAGAGCCGCAATTGGTTTCGGCTTCCGATTCCGCCAGTTGGGATGGTTGTCCGGCGTTTTCGGGTGATGGCAAAACCATCTACTTCTCTTCGAACAGACCCGGTGGGAGTGGAGGCATGGATCTTTACCGCGTGAATATGGATGCTTCTGGTCGGTTCGGAAATCCTGCCAATATGGGAAAAACGTTGAATACGCCTGGAGATGAAATGTTTCCCTTTGTGAGTCAGGATGGAAAACTCTATTTCGCTTCAGACGGGCACCCCGGTTTGGGCAAACTCGACCTGTTTGTGGCCGTGCGGAAATCGGGCAAAATCAGTGTGGAAAATTTAGGATTGCCTTATAATTCATCAAGGGATGATTTTGGGCTGACCGAAGACGGGCAAGGAAATATTTTCTTTTCGTCGAACCGCGAAGGGGGAAAAGGCGACGACGACATTTATTTCTACAAGGCTCCTGCGGCAGAGGTTGTCGTCGATGTGCCTGTAAAAGAAGAGCCTGAAGAAGAAGAGAAAATTGTCAATTATTACTTGAAAGGAGAGGTCTTGGATTCGGACAACAAGGCGGTGCTGGCCAATACGCGAATCGATCTTTACAAAATTGAGGGAGGTTTCCAAGAATTGGACAGTACACTCACTACCAACGAAAAGGGTGTATTTGGGCCTATTCCAATGCAAGAAGAAACCGATTATTTGATGTTGGTTTCGAAAGAAGAGTATTTGACCAAACGCGAGGGTTTCAGTATGTATGGCCGCTCGATTCCGCAAATTCTGTTGCGTAAATCCGTGACCGACACAACTTTCAATACGGTAATCGACCTGTCCAAAATTTTCGTAGGAAAAACCTTTGTGATCAACAACATTTACTATGATCTGGATAAAGCGGATATCCGACCCGATGCGGCCATTGAATTGGACAAAATTGTACAAATATTGTTGGACAATCCCAAACTGAAAATCGAGTTGGGTTCGCATACCGATTCACGCGGCACGGACATGTACAACTTGCGTTTGTCGCAAAGAAGAGCAGAATCGGCTATAGAATACATCATTAGCCGAGGAATTGACCGCGACCGTTTGGTGGCTACCGGCTACGGCGAAACGGAGTTGATTATCGAAAACGCCAAAACCGAAGAAGAGCACCAAGTGAACAGAAGAACCGAATTTAAAATATTGGACTTGGGCGAGAACCCAAGCAATAAATAG
- a CDS encoding NfeD family protein — translation MGDLNALEIWAVLGVLLLILEIFATSFFFIFFGLGALATALLTYLDVTEDLPSQVIAFLIFSAGSLLLFRKQLKELFYRRGGEYTEMVNEKAKVSVEIPENGTGKVFFRGTDWLAESKNQVAIEAGKMVSIKEVDGIKLIVEAI, via the coding sequence ATGGGTGATTTGAACGCATTGGAAATTTGGGCAGTGTTGGGTGTGCTGCTCTTGATACTGGAGATTTTTGCCACATCCTTTTTCTTCATCTTTTTTGGCTTGGGTGCTTTGGCCACGGCATTGCTCACCTATTTGGACGTCACCGAAGATTTGCCTTCGCAGGTAATCGCCTTTTTGATTTTCTCGGCGGGTTCTTTGCTGCTCTTTCGTAAACAATTGAAAGAACTCTTCTACAGGCGAGGTGGAGAATATACCGAAATGGTGAACGAGAAGGCCAAGGTTTCGGTGGAAATTCCCGAAAACGGTACCGGAAAGGTGTTTTTTCGTGGTACAGATTGGTTGGCTGAATCTAAAAATCAGGTAGCCATCGAGGCTGGGAAAATGGTTTCGATCAAAGAAGTAGACGGAATCAAGCTGATTGTCGAGGCCATATAA
- a CDS encoding SPFH domain-containing protein encodes MIALLSFVLLVLVVVFMSVKVVPQQRAYIVERLGKYYATLQPGINFIIPFLDRIAYRHSLKEQAYDIHEQVCITKDNVQVRVDGVIFLQVVDPNKASYGINDYVFAVTQLAQTTMRSEIGKIDLDKTFVERMAINMAVVASIDEAAISWGVKVLRYEIRNITPPQTVLMAMEKQMQAEREKRAVILESEGKQQSAVNVAEGQKRRVVLESEALKLQQINQAEGEAQAILSVADATAESIRKVAEAINAEGGLEAVQLQVAEQYIEQFGKIAKESNTLILPSNLTDVSSIVASAMTVIKKTENKA; translated from the coding sequence ATGATCGCATTATTGTCTTTTGTGCTATTGGTTTTGGTTGTGGTTTTCATGTCCGTGAAGGTCGTGCCGCAACAAAGAGCCTACATTGTGGAGCGTTTAGGAAAATATTACGCCACTTTACAGCCCGGCATCAATTTCATCATTCCTTTCTTGGATCGGATTGCTTATCGTCACAGCTTGAAAGAACAAGCTTATGATATTCATGAGCAGGTGTGTATCACGAAAGACAATGTGCAGGTACGGGTAGATGGCGTGATCTTTCTTCAAGTGGTTGACCCGAACAAGGCTTCCTACGGTATCAACGATTATGTGTTTGCGGTGACTCAGCTGGCCCAGACCACTATGCGTAGCGAAATCGGAAAGATAGACTTGGATAAAACCTTTGTGGAACGAATGGCCATCAATATGGCTGTGGTGGCTTCTATCGATGAAGCCGCAATCAGTTGGGGTGTGAAAGTATTACGTTATGAAATCCGGAATATCACGCCGCCGCAAACCGTGCTTATGGCCATGGAAAAGCAAATGCAGGCCGAACGTGAAAAAAGAGCTGTGATTCTAGAATCAGAAGGTAAGCAACAATCGGCGGTGAATGTGGCCGAAGGGCAGAAGCGTCGCGTGGTTTTGGAGTCGGAGGCGTTGAAATTGCAACAGATAAACCAGGCTGAAGGAGAGGCTCAAGCTATTTTGTCGGTCGCCGATGCCACTGCTGAAAGTATTCGAAAAGTAGCCGAAGCCATCAATGCCGAAGGGGGACTCGAGGCTGTACAGTTGCAGGTGGCCGAACAGTATATCGAACAGTTCGGTAAAATTGCCAAAGAATCGAACACGTTGATTTTACCTTCCAATTTAACAGATGTGAGTTCGATTGTCGCCTCGGCAATGACCGTGATAAAGAAAACCGAAAACAAAGCTTAA